A portion of the Blautia hansenii DSM 20583 genome contains these proteins:
- a CDS encoding HAD-IIA family hydrolase — protein MLDYTGKSANKLKEKTLYLLDMDGTIYNENEIFDGTLEFLEEIERRGGQYVFITNNSSKSVEDYVQKVRAMGIKAEYENFYTSGQATAMYLKENYPNQVVYCMGTKSLIKELREAGIEVVTEVDERAGVVLLGFDTENTSEKIRNTCIMLGRDVAYLATNPDLVCPVSFGYIPDCGSMSIMLKNATGKEPFFIGKPEPIMVNCVLKKLNCKREDAVIVGDRLYTDIKTGANAQVDTICVLSGEASMEDILQGEVEPTYIFKSVKEIYEGLTEETEL, from the coding sequence ATGCTGGATTATACCGGAAAATCTGCAAATAAATTGAAAGAAAAAACCTTGTATCTTTTAGATATGGATGGAACGATTTATAATGAAAATGAAATTTTTGACGGAACATTGGAATTCCTTGAAGAGATTGAAAGACGGGGCGGACAATATGTGTTCATTACCAATAATTCTTCAAAATCCGTAGAAGATTATGTACAAAAGGTACGGGCTATGGGGATAAAAGCAGAGTATGAAAACTTTTATACCTCCGGTCAGGCAACAGCTATGTATCTAAAAGAAAATTATCCCAATCAGGTGGTTTACTGCATGGGAACGAAGTCTTTAATAAAGGAGCTTCGGGAAGCAGGAATAGAGGTCGTTACAGAGGTGGATGAGCGTGCAGGCGTGGTACTTTTAGGCTTTGATACAGAAAATACATCCGAGAAAATCCGAAACACTTGTATCATGCTTGGAAGAGATGTGGCATATCTGGCAACCAATCCGGACTTAGTTTGTCCTGTAAGCTTTGGTTATATTCCGGATTGCGGTTCCATGAGCATCATGTTGAAAAATGCCACAGGAAAAGAACCGTTTTTTATCGGAAAACCGGAGCCGATTATGGTAAACTGCGTATTGAAGAAGTTAAACTGCAAGAGAGAAGATGCGGTAATCGTAGGTGACAGGCTGTATACGGATATTAAAACAGGAGCAAATGCCCAGGTGGATACCATCTGCGTGCTTTCCGGTGAAGCTTCTATGGAAGATATTTTGCAGGGAGAAGTAGAGCCCACTTACATTTTTAAAAGTGTAAAAGAAATATACGAAGGATTGACAGAGGAAACAGAGCTATGA
- a CDS encoding DUF1667 domain-containing protein, with the protein MNVRELTCINCPLGCSLTVTLDGEKVIKVEGNTCPKGKTYGEKEVINPTRILTSSVMVTDGKLPVVSVKTASDIPKNKIRECAAGLKNITVQAPVKIGDIILENIGGTGVALIATKNVEHR; encoded by the coding sequence ATGAATGTCAGGGAATTAACTTGTATTAACTGTCCTTTGGGATGTTCTCTCACCGTTACCTTAGACGGAGAAAAAGTAATAAAAGTGGAAGGGAATACATGTCCAAAAGGGAAAACCTATGGGGAAAAGGAAGTTATAAATCCAACCAGAATTCTCACATCCAGTGTAATGGTTACAGATGGAAAGCTTCCTGTTGTTTCTGTAAAAACTGCCTCCGATATTCCAAAAAATAAAATCAGAGAATGTGCAGCCGGTTTGAAAAATATTACCGTACAGGCACCTGTAAAAATCGGAGATATTATCTTAGAAAATATAGGAGGTACGGGGGTAGCGCTTATTGCAACAAAAAATGTTGAGCACAGGTAA
- the sfsA gene encoding DNA/RNA nuclease SfsA, translating to MKYNKVEQGIFQKRPNRFIAHVEINGKEEVCHVKNTGRCRELLVPGALVFLEESDNPKRKTKYDLIAVEKGNRLINMDSQIPNKVVEEWLKEGNLFGKEAKVRREVVYGNSRFDLYIESGERKIFMEVKGVTLEENNVVRFPDAPTQRGVKHIQELEKCIKEGYEAYLIFVIQMENVDYFTPNRDTHPEFAEALKTAEKAGVHILAYDCIVRKDLINLAKPVRVYLE from the coding sequence ATGAAATATAACAAGGTAGAACAGGGGATTTTTCAGAAACGTCCAAATCGGTTTATTGCCCATGTGGAAATAAACGGAAAAGAGGAAGTCTGCCATGTGAAAAATACAGGGCGCTGTCGGGAATTATTAGTTCCCGGCGCCCTTGTTTTTTTGGAGGAAAGTGATAATCCAAAGCGAAAAACAAAGTATGATTTAATTGCAGTGGAAAAGGGAAATCGTCTGATTAACATGGACTCACAAATTCCAAATAAGGTAGTAGAGGAATGGTTAAAAGAGGGAAATCTCTTTGGAAAGGAAGCAAAAGTTCGGCGGGAAGTTGTGTACGGAAATTCTCGATTTGACTTGTATATAGAAAGCGGAGAAAGAAAAATTTTCATGGAAGTAAAGGGAGTTACGCTGGAGGAAAATAATGTTGTAAGATTTCCCGATGCACCTACACAGCGAGGAGTAAAACACATACAGGAGCTGGAAAAATGTATAAAAGAGGGATATGAAGCGTATCTGATATTTGTTATTCAGATGGAAAATGTGGATTATTTTACACCTAATCGTGATACGCATCCTGAATTTGCCGAGGCATTAAAAACAGCAGAAAAAGCAGGCGTTCATATTCTCGCATACGATTGTATTGTAAGAAAAGACTTGATAAATCTTGCAAAACCTGTTAGGGTTTACTTAGAATAA
- the mutY gene encoding A/G-specific adenine glycosylase: MLEQIVEPLLIWYEKNKRSLPWRDESTPYHVWISEIMLQQTRVEAVKGYYARFIEALPEIKDLAECPEERLLKLWEGLGYYNRVKNMQKAAREVMEFYDGKLPADYEKLLSLSGIGSYTAGAVASIAYGISKPAVDGNVLRVITRITENPSDILKQSTKREMEKNLEKIMPVHAPGAFNQSLMELGATVCVPNGMAKCECCPVAEFCMARAHDTVLEYPKKAAKKPRKIEEKTVLIIQNGQEFAIQKRPESGLLAGLYELPNRAGYLTREEAIRCVEDMKLMPVYIKEAGSSKHIFSHVEWHMKGYLIKVASTEEKQVGELIFADKKNSKKKYPIPSAFSAYRKYIEEDF; the protein is encoded by the coding sequence ATGTTAGAACAGATTGTAGAGCCTTTGCTTATCTGGTATGAGAAGAATAAAAGAAGCTTACCATGGAGAGATGAATCTACCCCTTACCATGTGTGGATTTCAGAGATTATGCTTCAGCAAACCAGAGTAGAAGCGGTAAAGGGTTATTACGCAAGATTTATAGAAGCATTACCTGAAATTAAGGATTTGGCAGAGTGTCCGGAAGAAAGATTGTTGAAGCTCTGGGAAGGGCTTGGATATTATAATCGAGTGAAAAATATGCAGAAAGCAGCCAGAGAAGTGATGGAATTTTATGACGGAAAGCTGCCGGCTGATTATGAAAAACTGTTAAGCCTTTCGGGAATTGGAAGCTATACGGCAGGGGCAGTTGCATCCATTGCTTACGGAATTTCAAAGCCTGCGGTAGATGGGAATGTACTTCGTGTGATTACCAGAATTACGGAAAATCCCTCTGATATTTTAAAACAGTCTACAAAGCGGGAAATGGAAAAAAATTTGGAAAAAATCATGCCTGTTCATGCTCCCGGCGCTTTTAATCAAAGCTTAATGGAGCTTGGGGCAACGGTTTGTGTGCCTAATGGTATGGCAAAATGTGAATGTTGTCCTGTGGCAGAATTTTGCATGGCAAGAGCCCATGATACTGTTTTGGAATATCCGAAAAAGGCGGCAAAAAAGCCCAGAAAAATAGAAGAAAAAACCGTATTGATTATTCAAAACGGACAAGAATTTGCCATACAAAAGCGTCCCGAAAGCGGGCTTTTGGCAGGACTTTATGAGCTTCCGAACAGAGCGGGCTACCTGACTCGAGAGGAAGCCATACGCTGTGTAGAGGACATGAAGCTGATGCCTGTTTATATTAAAGAGGCAGGAAGCTCAAAGCATATTTTTTCTCATGTAGAATGGCACATGAAGGGATATTTGATTAAAGTGGCATCTACGGAAGAAAAACAAGTGGGAGAATTGATATTTGCAGACAAAAAAAATTCAAAAAAGAAATATCCTATTCCTTCTGCGTTTTCAGCATATAGAAAGTACATTGAGGAGGACTTTTAG